Proteins from one Anastrepha obliqua isolate idAnaObli1 chromosome 2, idAnaObli1_1.0, whole genome shotgun sequence genomic window:
- the LOC129237891 gene encoding DNA-dependent metalloprotease SPRTN isoform X1: MANDPDFLMALEMQRQWNAEPSTDLNSSTNSESSEPEIVNFSMPPPSKKPLRIKRSNPSSNQDEDYLNRTQNLVHPQWEVLDPTPDITALFAAFDNKFFQSRLKCVTLEWSKRMYSCAGICYSRRNRFGMDITIRLSEPLLKLRPRKDLVETMLHEMIHAYCFVLNIREGNGGHGPNFKKIMYAINKVAGTNITVYHTFRDEVDVYKQHWWRCNGSCTNRAPFFGYVKRTCNRAPGPNDQWWATHQESCGGTFMKIKGPDKPKKRNTTKDTKPPNGKDLRTFFPTKDKKISSTPKLSDANNVRSSSSGSAGFGGIKGPIKTNGGGTLLLNPKTKPPLAKPNERQPSIASAFPPSSYPGLSTDPFNTKTSHNSISTPTRRTSASGNLGNVFGFANLNDSNGGDSWSAGGRINGNKTNAAFSGSGCQVGATSNSSMSSKNSPGRDVDRNHLRDLWLKRFDNSSNNGNSDSKLVNNKKQARGLESDAEAPQGDVKRRRLSTDDAQPHNIPEDTKPKTDDWLVLDDEIMLREAPTETIAILSDDESDEYDNDVEESDNEVRPSKQSTPLTADERQKAIKQEILEDTADLLDEDIILIDDEYDDNSLVASNDLPTISAAAELADTSVIDEFFSDDTMLKEFNRENDVKPSGSRHFSMPEDDIITCPICQDKMKRCVFADHMDGCTGIAIKVAPPKHALKKLSAISRPVKPTNKSRPSRKEILRKAGYSEQDLINLTSTSDEEFSSSNGNINLTSPTQPNANSTSAEVSPENMDTRLYRQRNILKSTIQCPNCGQEVEQNTINDHLDDCLSP, translated from the exons atgGCAAATGATCCAGATTTTCTAATGGCGCTGGAAATGCAAAGGCAATGGAACGCAGAGCCGAGCACTGATTTGAATAGTAGCACAAACAGCGAAAGCAGC GAGCCTGAGATTGTCAACTTCAGCATGCCGCCACCATCGAAGAAACCTTTACGTATTAAACGCAGCAATCCAAGCTCAAACCAAGATGAAGACTACTTGAACAGAACACAGAACCTGGTGCATCCGCAATGGGAAGTCCTCGATCCCACTCCGGACATAACCGCGTTGTTTGCCGCCTTTGATAATAAGTTCTTTCAAAGCCGTTTGAAGTGCGTAACTTTGGAGTGGAGTAAACGCATGTATAGCTGTGCTGGAATATGCTATTCGCGGCGTAATCGCTTTGGAATGGATATAACTATCCGCTTAAGCGAACCACTGCTCAAGTTAAGACCACGCAAGGACTTGGTTGAAACTATGTTG CACGAGATGATACACGCATACTGCTTTGTATTGAATATTCGGGAAGGCAACGGCGGTCATGGACCTAACTTTAAAAAGATCATGTACGCTATCAATAAAGTAGCCGGTACGAACATAACA GTTTACCACACATTCCGAGATGAAGTGGACGTATATAAACAGCACTGGTGGCGCTGCAATGGGAGCTGCACAAACCGCGCACCCTTTTTCGGCTATGTAAAACGTACGTGCAACCGAGCTCCCGGCCCTAATGACCAATGGTGGGCGACACATCAGGAATCTTGTGGTGGTACTTTCATGAAAATTAAAGGTCCGGACAAACCTAAGAAGCGAAACACAACAAAAGATACAAAACCTCCGAACGGCAAGGATTTGCGTACATTTTTCCCTACTAAGGACAAAAAAATAAGCTCAACACCAAAGCTGTCTGATGCAAATAATGTGAGGAGTTCTAGTAGTGGCTCGGCAGGCTTTGGCGGCATTAAAG GACCCATCAAAACCAACGGGGGTGGTACGCTTCTTCTGAATCCTAAAACAAAACCACCTCTTGCAAAACCAAATGAGCGCCAGCCATCCATTGCATCTGCATTTCCCCCCTCCTCCTACCCAGGCCTATCAACTGATCCGTTCAATACAAAAACAAGCCATAACTCGATTAGTACACCTACAAGACGCACTTCGGCAAGTGGTAACTTAGGAAACGTTTTTGGTTTCGCAAATTTAAATGACAGTAATGGCGGTGATAGTTGGTCTGCAGGAGGTCGTATAAATGGGAACAAGACAAATGCTGCTTTCAGTGGTAGTGGGTGCCAAGTAGGTGCCACTAGTAACTCGAGCATGAGCTCGAAAAACAGTCCTGGGCGAGATGTGGATCGTAATCATTTGCGTGACTTGTGGCTAAAGCGTTTTGATAACAGTAGCAATAACGGAAATTCTGACTCGAAAttagttaataataaaaaacaagcgCGTGGCCTTGAAAGCGATGCAGAAGCGCCACAAG GTGATGTGAAACGGAGACGCCTTTcgaccgatgatgcacaaccaCATAACATACCTGAAGATACTAAACCGAAAACTGACGATTGGCTTGTGTTAGATGATGAGATAATGTTAAGAGAGGCACCTACAGAGACTATTGCCATACTCTCCGATGATGAGAGCGATGAATATGACAATGATGTGGAGGAAAGTGATAATGAAGTACGACCATCGAAACAATCCACACCGCTTACCGCTGATGAACGTCAAAAAGCGATTAAGCAAGAAATTCTCGAAGATACTGCAGATTTGTTGGATGAGGATATCATTCTTATAGATGACGAGTATGACGATAATTCACTAGTTGCCAGTAATGATTTGCCGACTATATCGGCGGCTGCAGAATTGGCCGACACTTCTGTGATAGATGAGTTCTTTAGCGACGACACAATGTTGAAGGAGTTCAATCGTGAGAACGATGTTAAACCGTCCGGGTCTCGTCATTTCTCCATGCCAGAGGATGATATCATTACATGTCCCATATGTCAAGATAAAATGAAGCGTTGTGTATTCGCCGACCATATGGACGGATGTACTGGTATTGCAATTAAAGTTGCTCCCCCTAAGCATGCGCTGAAAAAGCTATCGGCTATATCCCGACCTGTGAAACCGACCAACAAATCACGCCCCTCTCGTAAAGAGATTCTACGCAAAGCCGGCTACTCTGAACAGGATTTAATCAACCTTACATCGACTAGTGATGAAGAATTTTCTAGTAGTAATGGTAATATAAACCTCACCTCGCCAACTCAACCTAATGCTAATTCAACATCTGCAGAGGTGAGCCCAGAAAATATGGATACTAGGTTATATcggcaaagaaatattttgaaaagcaccATTCAGTGCCCTAATTGTGGCCAAGAGGTTGAACAGAACACAATTAACGATCATCTGGATGATTGCCTCTCGCcatag
- the LOC129237891 gene encoding DNA-dependent metalloprotease SPRTN isoform X3 — MANDPDFLMALEMQRQWNAEPSTDLNSSTNSESSEPEIVNFSMPPPSKKPLRIKRSNPSSNQDEDYLNRTQNLVHPQWEVLDPTPDITALFAAFDNKFFQSRLKCVTLEWSKRMYSCAGICYSRRNRFGMDITIRLSEPLLKLRPRKDLVETMLHEMIHAYCFVLNIREGNGGHGPNFKKIMYAINKVAGTNITVYHTFRDEVDVYKQHWWRCNGSCTNRAPFFGYVKRTCNRAPGPNDQWWATHQESCGGTFMKIKGPDKPKKRNTTKDTKPPNGKDLRTFFPTKDKKISSTPKLSDANNVRSSSSGSAGFGGIKGDVKRRRLSTDDAQPHNIPEDTKPKTDDWLVLDDEIMLREAPTETIAILSDDESDEYDNDVEESDNEVRPSKQSTPLTADERQKAIKQEILEDTADLLDEDIILIDDEYDDNSLVASNDLPTISAAAELADTSVIDEFFSDDTMLKEFNRENDVKPSGSRHFSMPEDDIITCPICQDKMKRCVFADHMDGCTGIAIKVAPPKHALKKLSAISRPVKPTNKSRPSRKEILRKAGYSEQDLINLTSTSDEEFSSSNGNINLTSPTQPNANSTSAEVSPENMDTRLYRQRNILKSTIQCPNCGQEVEQNTINDHLDDCLSP, encoded by the exons atgGCAAATGATCCAGATTTTCTAATGGCGCTGGAAATGCAAAGGCAATGGAACGCAGAGCCGAGCACTGATTTGAATAGTAGCACAAACAGCGAAAGCAGC GAGCCTGAGATTGTCAACTTCAGCATGCCGCCACCATCGAAGAAACCTTTACGTATTAAACGCAGCAATCCAAGCTCAAACCAAGATGAAGACTACTTGAACAGAACACAGAACCTGGTGCATCCGCAATGGGAAGTCCTCGATCCCACTCCGGACATAACCGCGTTGTTTGCCGCCTTTGATAATAAGTTCTTTCAAAGCCGTTTGAAGTGCGTAACTTTGGAGTGGAGTAAACGCATGTATAGCTGTGCTGGAATATGCTATTCGCGGCGTAATCGCTTTGGAATGGATATAACTATCCGCTTAAGCGAACCACTGCTCAAGTTAAGACCACGCAAGGACTTGGTTGAAACTATGTTG CACGAGATGATACACGCATACTGCTTTGTATTGAATATTCGGGAAGGCAACGGCGGTCATGGACCTAACTTTAAAAAGATCATGTACGCTATCAATAAAGTAGCCGGTACGAACATAACA GTTTACCACACATTCCGAGATGAAGTGGACGTATATAAACAGCACTGGTGGCGCTGCAATGGGAGCTGCACAAACCGCGCACCCTTTTTCGGCTATGTAAAACGTACGTGCAACCGAGCTCCCGGCCCTAATGACCAATGGTGGGCGACACATCAGGAATCTTGTGGTGGTACTTTCATGAAAATTAAAGGTCCGGACAAACCTAAGAAGCGAAACACAACAAAAGATACAAAACCTCCGAACGGCAAGGATTTGCGTACATTTTTCCCTACTAAGGACAAAAAAATAAGCTCAACACCAAAGCTGTCTGATGCAAATAATGTGAGGAGTTCTAGTAGTGGCTCGGCAGGCTTTGGCGGCATTAAAG GTGATGTGAAACGGAGACGCCTTTcgaccgatgatgcacaaccaCATAACATACCTGAAGATACTAAACCGAAAACTGACGATTGGCTTGTGTTAGATGATGAGATAATGTTAAGAGAGGCACCTACAGAGACTATTGCCATACTCTCCGATGATGAGAGCGATGAATATGACAATGATGTGGAGGAAAGTGATAATGAAGTACGACCATCGAAACAATCCACACCGCTTACCGCTGATGAACGTCAAAAAGCGATTAAGCAAGAAATTCTCGAAGATACTGCAGATTTGTTGGATGAGGATATCATTCTTATAGATGACGAGTATGACGATAATTCACTAGTTGCCAGTAATGATTTGCCGACTATATCGGCGGCTGCAGAATTGGCCGACACTTCTGTGATAGATGAGTTCTTTAGCGACGACACAATGTTGAAGGAGTTCAATCGTGAGAACGATGTTAAACCGTCCGGGTCTCGTCATTTCTCCATGCCAGAGGATGATATCATTACATGTCCCATATGTCAAGATAAAATGAAGCGTTGTGTATTCGCCGACCATATGGACGGATGTACTGGTATTGCAATTAAAGTTGCTCCCCCTAAGCATGCGCTGAAAAAGCTATCGGCTATATCCCGACCTGTGAAACCGACCAACAAATCACGCCCCTCTCGTAAAGAGATTCTACGCAAAGCCGGCTACTCTGAACAGGATTTAATCAACCTTACATCGACTAGTGATGAAGAATTTTCTAGTAGTAATGGTAATATAAACCTCACCTCGCCAACTCAACCTAATGCTAATTCAACATCTGCAGAGGTGAGCCCAGAAAATATGGATACTAGGTTATATcggcaaagaaatattttgaaaagcaccATTCAGTGCCCTAATTGTGGCCAAGAGGTTGAACAGAACACAATTAACGATCATCTGGATGATTGCCTCTCGCcatag
- the LOC129237891 gene encoding DNA-dependent metalloprotease SPRTN isoform X2 — translation MALEMQRQWNAEPSTDLNSSTNSESSEPEIVNFSMPPPSKKPLRIKRSNPSSNQDEDYLNRTQNLVHPQWEVLDPTPDITALFAAFDNKFFQSRLKCVTLEWSKRMYSCAGICYSRRNRFGMDITIRLSEPLLKLRPRKDLVETMLHEMIHAYCFVLNIREGNGGHGPNFKKIMYAINKVAGTNITVYHTFRDEVDVYKQHWWRCNGSCTNRAPFFGYVKRTCNRAPGPNDQWWATHQESCGGTFMKIKGPDKPKKRNTTKDTKPPNGKDLRTFFPTKDKKISSTPKLSDANNVRSSSSGSAGFGGIKGPIKTNGGGTLLLNPKTKPPLAKPNERQPSIASAFPPSSYPGLSTDPFNTKTSHNSISTPTRRTSASGNLGNVFGFANLNDSNGGDSWSAGGRINGNKTNAAFSGSGCQVGATSNSSMSSKNSPGRDVDRNHLRDLWLKRFDNSSNNGNSDSKLVNNKKQARGLESDAEAPQGDVKRRRLSTDDAQPHNIPEDTKPKTDDWLVLDDEIMLREAPTETIAILSDDESDEYDNDVEESDNEVRPSKQSTPLTADERQKAIKQEILEDTADLLDEDIILIDDEYDDNSLVASNDLPTISAAAELADTSVIDEFFSDDTMLKEFNRENDVKPSGSRHFSMPEDDIITCPICQDKMKRCVFADHMDGCTGIAIKVAPPKHALKKLSAISRPVKPTNKSRPSRKEILRKAGYSEQDLINLTSTSDEEFSSSNGNINLTSPTQPNANSTSAEVSPENMDTRLYRQRNILKSTIQCPNCGQEVEQNTINDHLDDCLSP, via the exons ATGGCGCTGGAAATGCAAAGGCAATGGAACGCAGAGCCGAGCACTGATTTGAATAGTAGCACAAACAGCGAAAGCAGC GAGCCTGAGATTGTCAACTTCAGCATGCCGCCACCATCGAAGAAACCTTTACGTATTAAACGCAGCAATCCAAGCTCAAACCAAGATGAAGACTACTTGAACAGAACACAGAACCTGGTGCATCCGCAATGGGAAGTCCTCGATCCCACTCCGGACATAACCGCGTTGTTTGCCGCCTTTGATAATAAGTTCTTTCAAAGCCGTTTGAAGTGCGTAACTTTGGAGTGGAGTAAACGCATGTATAGCTGTGCTGGAATATGCTATTCGCGGCGTAATCGCTTTGGAATGGATATAACTATCCGCTTAAGCGAACCACTGCTCAAGTTAAGACCACGCAAGGACTTGGTTGAAACTATGTTG CACGAGATGATACACGCATACTGCTTTGTATTGAATATTCGGGAAGGCAACGGCGGTCATGGACCTAACTTTAAAAAGATCATGTACGCTATCAATAAAGTAGCCGGTACGAACATAACA GTTTACCACACATTCCGAGATGAAGTGGACGTATATAAACAGCACTGGTGGCGCTGCAATGGGAGCTGCACAAACCGCGCACCCTTTTTCGGCTATGTAAAACGTACGTGCAACCGAGCTCCCGGCCCTAATGACCAATGGTGGGCGACACATCAGGAATCTTGTGGTGGTACTTTCATGAAAATTAAAGGTCCGGACAAACCTAAGAAGCGAAACACAACAAAAGATACAAAACCTCCGAACGGCAAGGATTTGCGTACATTTTTCCCTACTAAGGACAAAAAAATAAGCTCAACACCAAAGCTGTCTGATGCAAATAATGTGAGGAGTTCTAGTAGTGGCTCGGCAGGCTTTGGCGGCATTAAAG GACCCATCAAAACCAACGGGGGTGGTACGCTTCTTCTGAATCCTAAAACAAAACCACCTCTTGCAAAACCAAATGAGCGCCAGCCATCCATTGCATCTGCATTTCCCCCCTCCTCCTACCCAGGCCTATCAACTGATCCGTTCAATACAAAAACAAGCCATAACTCGATTAGTACACCTACAAGACGCACTTCGGCAAGTGGTAACTTAGGAAACGTTTTTGGTTTCGCAAATTTAAATGACAGTAATGGCGGTGATAGTTGGTCTGCAGGAGGTCGTATAAATGGGAACAAGACAAATGCTGCTTTCAGTGGTAGTGGGTGCCAAGTAGGTGCCACTAGTAACTCGAGCATGAGCTCGAAAAACAGTCCTGGGCGAGATGTGGATCGTAATCATTTGCGTGACTTGTGGCTAAAGCGTTTTGATAACAGTAGCAATAACGGAAATTCTGACTCGAAAttagttaataataaaaaacaagcgCGTGGCCTTGAAAGCGATGCAGAAGCGCCACAAG GTGATGTGAAACGGAGACGCCTTTcgaccgatgatgcacaaccaCATAACATACCTGAAGATACTAAACCGAAAACTGACGATTGGCTTGTGTTAGATGATGAGATAATGTTAAGAGAGGCACCTACAGAGACTATTGCCATACTCTCCGATGATGAGAGCGATGAATATGACAATGATGTGGAGGAAAGTGATAATGAAGTACGACCATCGAAACAATCCACACCGCTTACCGCTGATGAACGTCAAAAAGCGATTAAGCAAGAAATTCTCGAAGATACTGCAGATTTGTTGGATGAGGATATCATTCTTATAGATGACGAGTATGACGATAATTCACTAGTTGCCAGTAATGATTTGCCGACTATATCGGCGGCTGCAGAATTGGCCGACACTTCTGTGATAGATGAGTTCTTTAGCGACGACACAATGTTGAAGGAGTTCAATCGTGAGAACGATGTTAAACCGTCCGGGTCTCGTCATTTCTCCATGCCAGAGGATGATATCATTACATGTCCCATATGTCAAGATAAAATGAAGCGTTGTGTATTCGCCGACCATATGGACGGATGTACTGGTATTGCAATTAAAGTTGCTCCCCCTAAGCATGCGCTGAAAAAGCTATCGGCTATATCCCGACCTGTGAAACCGACCAACAAATCACGCCCCTCTCGTAAAGAGATTCTACGCAAAGCCGGCTACTCTGAACAGGATTTAATCAACCTTACATCGACTAGTGATGAAGAATTTTCTAGTAGTAATGGTAATATAAACCTCACCTCGCCAACTCAACCTAATGCTAATTCAACATCTGCAGAGGTGAGCCCAGAAAATATGGATACTAGGTTATATcggcaaagaaatattttgaaaagcaccATTCAGTGCCCTAATTGTGGCCAAGAGGTTGAACAGAACACAATTAACGATCATCTGGATGATTGCCTCTCGCcatag